One genomic segment of Vulgatibacter sp. includes these proteins:
- a CDS encoding penicillin-binding protein yields the protein MSPSRLSLGSWDGARWVKVRVALLGFLLAAGLLVVLGRAFHLQVLEQEWLAGMAREQYLRTAELAPRRGEILDRTGARLASSVEVESIFVDPKFLGADDAERRANLVRIAKAASLSKKQSHKLLERALAPGNRFTWVKRKASPAVVAAVEGLGLGKGVATVKESRRFYPQKEMAAQLLGFVGSDGKGLEGLERSLDDWLRGHGAALPALRDARGRRLLPEVSVPVEERTGHTVELTLDRNIQYLAEKALGKAMETSRANAGSALVVDPRTGEILALAHAPTFNPNIVPGSSERAAVRSRAVTDAFEPGSTMKVFLLAGALEQAAIKSNQSFDCENGRWKVGRHVINDHHGHKWLTPGEILQVSSNICSGKVGLLLGGDRLAGIYRDFGFGSRTGVELPGESPGLVATMKSEISVVTGSFGQGPVMASPLQIAMGMAAVANGGELLQPWLVRQVTAPDGTVVERGGRHVVRQVLSERTAKKVTEWMQLVVGEDGTAAKAAVPGYPVAGKTGTAQKVDPETRGYGRGRIASFGGFVPADDPRLVILVVIDEPKSSVYGGMVAAPAFREIAEGALKSLGVAPTLPIVAAQKEEKKSPAQKKREREKAAEGLVTVEDALPLEPQQVRVPSVDGLFARAAVRTLAEARLEVDVVGSGRVVKQEPPAGSVVERGSRVAVTLQPL from the coding sequence GTGAGCCCGTCCCGCCTCTCCCTCGGCAGCTGGGATGGTGCCCGCTGGGTGAAGGTGCGGGTGGCGCTGCTCGGCTTCCTCCTCGCAGCGGGCCTCCTCGTCGTCCTCGGCCGCGCCTTCCATCTGCAGGTCCTCGAGCAGGAGTGGCTCGCGGGGATGGCGCGGGAGCAATACCTCCGCACCGCGGAGCTCGCGCCGCGGCGCGGTGAGATCCTCGACCGCACCGGCGCGCGCCTCGCCTCCAGCGTCGAGGTCGAGTCGATCTTCGTCGACCCGAAATTCCTCGGTGCGGACGACGCCGAGCGCCGCGCCAACCTGGTGCGGATCGCCAAGGCCGCATCCCTCTCCAAGAAGCAGAGCCACAAGCTCCTCGAGCGCGCGCTCGCCCCCGGCAACCGCTTCACCTGGGTGAAGCGCAAGGCGAGCCCCGCGGTGGTCGCGGCGGTGGAGGGCCTCGGCCTCGGCAAGGGCGTCGCCACGGTGAAGGAGTCGCGCCGCTTCTACCCGCAGAAGGAGATGGCGGCGCAGCTCCTCGGGTTCGTCGGCTCCGACGGCAAGGGGCTCGAAGGACTCGAGCGCTCGCTCGACGATTGGCTGCGCGGCCACGGCGCGGCGCTGCCCGCCCTTCGCGATGCCCGCGGCCGCAGGCTGCTCCCCGAGGTCTCGGTGCCGGTGGAGGAGCGCACCGGCCACACGGTGGAGCTCACCCTCGATCGCAACATCCAGTACCTGGCGGAGAAGGCGCTGGGGAAGGCGATGGAGACCTCGCGGGCCAACGCGGGCTCCGCGCTGGTGGTCGATCCGCGCACCGGCGAGATCCTCGCGCTCGCCCATGCGCCGACCTTCAACCCCAACATCGTCCCCGGCAGCTCCGAGCGCGCAGCGGTCCGCAGCCGCGCGGTGACCGACGCCTTCGAGCCGGGCTCGACGATGAAGGTCTTCCTCCTCGCCGGCGCGCTGGAGCAGGCCGCGATCAAGTCGAACCAATCGTTCGACTGCGAGAACGGCAGGTGGAAGGTCGGCCGCCACGTCATCAACGACCACCACGGCCACAAATGGCTCACCCCGGGCGAGATCCTCCAGGTCTCCTCGAACATCTGCTCGGGCAAGGTGGGCCTGCTCCTCGGCGGCGATCGCCTCGCGGGCATCTACCGCGACTTCGGCTTCGGCAGCCGCACCGGCGTCGAGCTCCCCGGCGAATCGCCGGGCCTCGTCGCCACCATGAAGTCGGAGATCTCGGTGGTCACCGGCTCCTTCGGCCAGGGGCCGGTGATGGCCTCGCCGCTCCAGATCGCCATGGGCATGGCGGCGGTGGCCAACGGCGGCGAGCTCCTCCAGCCCTGGCTGGTGCGGCAGGTCACCGCGCCGGACGGCACGGTGGTGGAGCGGGGCGGCAGGCACGTGGTGCGCCAGGTCCTCTCCGAGCGGACCGCGAAGAAGGTCACCGAGTGGATGCAGCTCGTGGTCGGCGAGGACGGCACCGCAGCCAAGGCCGCGGTCCCGGGTTATCCGGTGGCGGGAAAGACCGGCACCGCGCAGAAGGTGGATCCCGAGACGCGCGGCTACGGCAGGGGGCGCATCGCCTCCTTCGGCGGGTTCGTTCCCGCAGACGATCCGCGCCTCGTCATCCTCGTGGTGATCGACGAGCCCAAGAGCAGCGTCTACGGCGGCATGGTGGCGGCGCCGGCGTTCCGCGAGATCGCCGAGGGTGCGCTCAAGTCGTTGGGTGTCGCACCGACCCTGCCGATCGTGGCGGCGCAGAAGGAAGAGAAGAAGAGCCCGGCCCAGAAGAAGCGGGAGCGGGAGAAGGCGGCGGAGGGGCTCGTCACCGTCGAGGACGCGCTGCCCCTCGAGCCGCAGCAGGTCCGCGTTCCCTCGGTGGACGGCCTCTTCGCCAGGGCGGCGGTGCGCACCCTCGCGGAGGCGCGCCTCGAGGTGGACGTGGTCGGAAGCGGACGGGTAGTGAAACAGGAGCCGCCTGCCGGCTCGGTCGTGGAGCGGGGGAGCCGGGTTGCCGTCACTCTGCAGCCTCTGTAG
- a CDS encoding UDP-N-acetylmuramoyl-L-alanyl-D-glutamate--2,6-diaminopimelate ligase: MRLSHVIAGTGLALPAGSPDPEITAVVHDSRKVIPGALFVCLPGLKVDGHAFAAGAVAAGAAAVIGERSLDLAVPALVVPSARAALARAAANLHGNPGERLALAGITGTNGKTTTTWLYEAIALAAGKRCGVIGTVNYRFAGKVLPAEHTTPEAVEVQALLAGMVDAGCETAVMEVSSHALAQDRVLGLTFATAAFTNLTHDHLDYHADMEDYFAAKAKLFRAHLRAGGVAVLNGDDAYGTRLHEELVAGGVTSWRFSTEDAAAELTARDVRIGIDGIEATLVTPRGEAQIRSPLVGAHNLQNLLTAAGLALGAGLPIEAVAEGLTQSPGAPGRLERIDGPQGVVAFVDYAHTDDALRRACSALREASPGRLITVFGCGGDRDTGKRPLMGAVAGSGSDLAVVTSDNPRTEDPARIVEMIVPGVECTGKKRLSHDEARAGGEGFTVEVDRRKAIDLAVACARPGDVILIAGKGHEDYQILGTTKIHFDDREEARRALGA; encoded by the coding sequence ATGCGCCTCAGCCACGTCATCGCCGGCACCGGCCTCGCGCTCCCAGCAGGAAGCCCCGACCCCGAGATCACCGCGGTGGTCCACGACTCGCGCAAGGTGATCCCGGGCGCGCTCTTCGTCTGCCTCCCGGGCCTGAAAGTCGACGGGCACGCCTTCGCCGCCGGCGCGGTGGCGGCAGGGGCTGCGGCGGTGATCGGCGAGCGGTCCCTCGACCTCGCGGTGCCGGCGCTGGTGGTGCCCTCCGCCCGCGCGGCCCTCGCCCGCGCCGCTGCCAACCTCCACGGCAACCCCGGCGAGCGCCTCGCGCTGGCGGGGATCACCGGCACCAACGGCAAGACCACGACCACCTGGCTCTACGAGGCGATCGCCCTGGCTGCGGGCAAGCGCTGCGGCGTGATCGGCACGGTCAACTACCGCTTCGCCGGCAAGGTCCTCCCTGCGGAACACACCACCCCTGAGGCGGTGGAGGTGCAGGCGCTGCTCGCCGGCATGGTCGACGCCGGCTGCGAGACCGCGGTGATGGAGGTCTCCTCCCACGCCCTGGCGCAGGACCGCGTGCTCGGCCTCACCTTCGCCACCGCGGCCTTCACCAACCTCACCCACGACCATCTCGACTACCACGCCGACATGGAGGACTACTTCGCCGCGAAGGCGAAGCTCTTCCGCGCCCACCTGCGTGCAGGCGGCGTCGCGGTGCTGAACGGCGACGACGCGTACGGCACGCGGCTCCACGAGGAGCTCGTCGCCGGCGGCGTCACCAGCTGGCGCTTCTCCACCGAGGACGCAGCAGCCGAGCTCACCGCGCGGGACGTGCGGATCGGCATCGACGGCATCGAGGCCACGCTGGTCACGCCCCGCGGCGAGGCGCAGATCCGTTCGCCGCTGGTCGGCGCCCACAACCTCCAGAACCTGCTCACCGCTGCCGGCCTCGCGCTGGGCGCAGGCCTGCCGATCGAGGCGGTGGCCGAGGGGCTGACGCAGAGCCCCGGCGCCCCGGGCCGCCTCGAGCGCATCGACGGCCCGCAGGGCGTGGTGGCCTTCGTCGACTACGCCCACACCGACGACGCCCTGCGCCGCGCCTGCAGCGCGCTCCGCGAGGCGTCGCCGGGACGGCTCATCACCGTCTTCGGCTGCGGCGGCGATCGCGACACGGGCAAGCGCCCGCTGATGGGCGCCGTCGCCGGCAGCGGCTCCGACCTCGCGGTGGTCACCTCCGACAACCCGCGCACCGAGGATCCGGCGCGCATCGTCGAGATGATCGTCCCGGGCGTGGAGTGCACCGGCAAGAAGCGCCTCTCCCACGACGAGGCCCGCGCCGGCGGCGAGGGCTTCACCGTCGAGGTGGATCGCCGCAAGGCGATCGATCTGGCGGTGGCGTGCGCGCGCCCCGGCGACGTGATCCTCATCGCCGGCAAGGGGCACGAGGACTACCAGATCCTCGGCACCACCAAGATCCACTTCGACGATCGCGAGGAGGCACGGCGCGCCCTCGGCGCGTAG
- a CDS encoding UDP-N-acetylmuramoyl-tripeptide--D-alanyl-D-alanine ligase, which produces MATASPANRAIFCLADVAAATSGALVRGDKLLPIEGVTTDSRSIGAQNLFVALVGESFDGHRFVAQAAAAGAAAAVVRRGFRSDAPLPEGFGLVEVDDTLVALGALARVHRRRFPQIKVGAITGSNGKTTTKELAAAVFNAAFGETLATVGNLNNEIGVPLTLFRLSPAHAAATVEMGMNHAGEIARLAAIAEPDAGLVTCAQLVHLEGLGSIEAVAKAKGELYHGLPRHAVAVTNLRDERTTAEARASGRKLLTYGGPEHEGADVRLVRLVSHDRRGLAFEVSFRGGPAAFVRLPLVGVHNAENACAALALGLALGGDPDRMLEGLVTARGFDRRLQIKQAPGGVTVVDDCYNANPSSMLAALRTARELAGEGRVFAVLGDMFELGGEEAAGHREVGVAAAAAQVAGLVAFGQRSRAIAAAAAEGGVESICTTESPEEALAWLRSHLRDGDLVIAKASRGTRLERIVDPLVAGEKA; this is translated from the coding sequence ATGGCCACCGCATCCCCAGCAAACCGCGCGATCTTCTGCCTCGCCGACGTGGCCGCAGCCACCTCGGGTGCGCTCGTCCGCGGCGACAAGCTGCTGCCGATCGAAGGTGTCACCACCGACAGCCGGAGCATCGGCGCGCAGAACCTCTTCGTCGCCCTGGTGGGCGAGAGCTTCGACGGCCACCGCTTCGTGGCGCAGGCCGCCGCTGCAGGTGCGGCCGCCGCGGTGGTGCGCCGGGGCTTCCGCTCCGACGCGCCGCTCCCCGAGGGCTTCGGCCTCGTCGAGGTCGACGACACGCTGGTGGCGCTGGGGGCGCTGGCCCGCGTCCACCGCCGCCGCTTCCCGCAGATCAAGGTGGGCGCGATCACCGGCTCCAACGGCAAGACCACCACCAAGGAGCTCGCCGCCGCGGTCTTCAACGCCGCCTTTGGCGAGACGCTGGCCACGGTGGGCAATCTGAACAACGAGATCGGCGTGCCGCTCACGCTCTTCCGCCTCAGCCCGGCCCATGCCGCAGCCACGGTGGAGATGGGCATGAACCACGCCGGCGAGATCGCGCGCCTCGCGGCGATCGCAGAGCCCGACGCAGGCCTCGTCACCTGCGCGCAGCTGGTCCACCTCGAGGGGCTCGGCTCGATCGAGGCGGTGGCGAAGGCGAAGGGCGAGCTCTACCACGGCCTGCCGCGCCACGCGGTGGCGGTGACCAACCTCCGCGACGAGCGCACCACCGCCGAGGCCCGCGCCTCCGGCCGCAAGCTCCTCACCTACGGCGGCCCCGAGCACGAGGGCGCCGACGTGCGCCTCGTCCGCCTCGTCTCCCACGACAGGCGCGGCCTCGCCTTCGAGGTCTCCTTCCGCGGCGGCCCCGCCGCCTTCGTGCGCCTGCCGCTGGTGGGCGTGCACAACGCCGAGAACGCCTGCGCGGCGCTGGCGTTGGGGCTCGCCCTCGGGGGCGATCCGGACCGGATGCTCGAGGGCCTGGTCACCGCCCGCGGCTTCGATCGGCGGCTCCAGATCAAGCAGGCCCCGGGCGGCGTCACCGTCGTCGACGACTGCTACAACGCCAACCCCTCCTCTATGCTGGCGGCGCTGCGCACCGCGCGCGAGCTCGCCGGGGAGGGCAGGGTCTTTGCCGTGCTCGGCGACATGTTCGAGCTCGGGGGAGAGGAGGCGGCGGGCCACCGCGAGGTGGGCGTCGCCGCTGCAGCAGCGCAGGTCGCAGGGCTCGTCGCCTTCGGGCAGCGGAGCCGCGCGATCGCCGCCGCTGCAGCAGAGGGAGGGGTGGAATCCATCTGCACCACCGAGTCGCCGGAAGAGGCGCTCGCGTGGCTGCGTAGCCACCTGCGCGACGGCGATCTGGTGATCGCCAAGGCGAGCCGCGGCACCAGGCTCGAGCGGATCGTCGACCCCCTGGTGGCGGGGGAGAAGGCCTAG
- the mraY gene encoding phospho-N-acetylmuramoyl-pentapeptide-transferase — translation MLYHLLFPLADRIAIFNVLRYPSFRIIAAGIFALLLGMLLGPWFIRELKSRQYGASNVREDTPEQHKRKSGTPTMGGGLILFSLSVSTLLFADLTNRYVWMVLIVTLGFGVIGFLDDYLKLSKRNSKGLPGKLKMAGQTGIFALAIVIFGVDWEQARLLFDTTLSFPFVATRLFNPDIGWLYLPFAWVVIVGTSNAVNLTDGLDGLAIGPTIVSAITFLVLAYVAGTVIAGFNLADYLYIPFIEGASELSVFCAATVGAGIAFLWYNTYPASVFMGDIGALALGGALGTLAVLTKNEFASVILHGVFLVETLSVMIQVAVFKRTGKRVFKMAPIHHHFELKGWAEPKIIVRFWIASIMLALVTLISLKLR, via the coding sequence ATGCTCTACCACCTGCTCTTTCCGCTGGCGGACCGGATCGCGATCTTCAACGTCCTCCGCTATCCCTCGTTCCGCATCATCGCCGCCGGGATCTTCGCCCTGCTCCTCGGCATGCTCCTCGGGCCGTGGTTCATCCGCGAGCTGAAGAGCCGCCAATACGGCGCCTCCAACGTCCGCGAGGACACCCCCGAGCAGCACAAGAGGAAGAGCGGCACGCCGACGATGGGCGGCGGCCTCATCCTCTTCTCCTTGAGCGTCTCCACGCTCCTCTTCGCCGATCTCACCAACCGCTACGTCTGGATGGTGCTGATCGTCACGCTGGGCTTCGGCGTCATCGGCTTCCTCGACGACTACCTGAAGCTCTCCAAGCGCAATTCGAAGGGGCTGCCGGGCAAGCTCAAGATGGCGGGGCAGACCGGCATCTTTGCCCTCGCGATCGTGATCTTCGGCGTGGACTGGGAGCAGGCCCGGCTCCTCTTCGACACCACGCTCTCCTTCCCCTTCGTCGCCACGCGCCTCTTCAACCCCGACATCGGCTGGCTCTACCTCCCCTTCGCCTGGGTGGTGATCGTGGGCACGTCGAACGCGGTGAACCTCACCGACGGCCTCGACGGCCTCGCCATCGGCCCGACCATCGTGAGCGCGATCACCTTCCTCGTCCTCGCCTACGTGGCGGGCACGGTGATCGCGGGCTTCAACCTCGCCGACTACCTCTACATCCCCTTCATCGAAGGGGCCTCGGAGCTCTCGGTCTTCTGCGCCGCCACGGTGGGCGCCGGCATCGCCTTCCTCTGGTACAACACCTACCCGGCGAGCGTATTCATGGGCGACATCGGCGCCCTGGCGCTGGGCGGCGCCCTCGGCACGCTGGCGGTGCTCACCAAGAACGAGTTCGCCTCGGTGATCCTCCACGGCGTCTTCCTGGTGGAGACCCTCTCGGTGATGATCCAGGTGGCGGTCTTCAAGCGCACCGGCAAGCGCGTCTTCAAGATGGCGCCGATCCACCACCACTTCGAGCTCAAGGGCTGGGCCGAGCCGAAGATCATCGTGCGCTTCTGGATCGCCTCGATCATGCTCGCGCTCGTCACCCTGATCAGCCTGAAGCTGAGGTAA
- the murD gene encoding UDP-N-acetylmuramoyl-L-alanine--D-glutamate ligase: MYELSGRKVLIVGLARSGVAAAKLCAAKGARVTATDKRKPAQLEAQVRELLPLGVRFELGGHDVESFTSAELIVCSPGVPLANAEFTEGRRAGVTIVGEAELAASFVQEPIVGITGTNGKSTTTALIGHLLAQSGKSVFVGGNLGTPLSERVLDGTPRDVSVVELSSYQLEAVHAFRAQVAVLTNLTPDHLDRYPSAEAYYQAKRAIFRGQTPDDYAVLNAADEKTLRLHQGASSLPITFGHGPAQDRAARDDGSRIVVRLPGGVDESYETLGRTLRGRHNRENAMAAIVAARLAGATESGVREGLTNFPGLPHRLEIVRVQGGVEWINDSKATNVDSTTVALQALAGPVIWIAGGLGKGAPYAPLRPLLGGRVKALLTIGADAAALAAELGDVVPVTACETLDRAVATARALAASGDQVLLSPACASFDQFKSYEHRGATFRALVEAL; the protein is encoded by the coding sequence TTGTACGAGCTCTCCGGTCGCAAGGTTCTCATCGTCGGCCTCGCCCGCTCCGGCGTCGCCGCTGCGAAGCTCTGCGCGGCGAAGGGCGCGCGGGTCACCGCCACCGACAAGCGCAAGCCCGCACAGCTCGAGGCGCAGGTGCGGGAGCTCCTGCCCCTCGGCGTGCGCTTCGAGCTCGGTGGCCACGACGTGGAGAGCTTCACTTCCGCGGAGCTGATCGTCTGCTCGCCCGGCGTGCCGCTGGCCAACGCGGAGTTCACCGAAGGCCGCAGGGCCGGGGTCACCATCGTCGGCGAGGCGGAGCTCGCCGCCTCCTTCGTGCAGGAGCCGATCGTCGGGATCACCGGCACCAACGGCAAGAGCACCACCACCGCGCTGATCGGCCACCTCCTCGCGCAGAGCGGCAAGTCGGTCTTCGTCGGCGGCAACCTCGGGACGCCACTCTCCGAGCGCGTCCTCGACGGCACGCCCCGCGACGTGTCGGTGGTGGAGCTCTCCAGCTACCAGCTCGAGGCGGTGCACGCCTTCCGCGCGCAGGTGGCGGTGCTCACCAACCTCACCCCCGATCACCTCGACCGCTATCCGTCGGCGGAGGCCTACTACCAGGCCAAGCGCGCCATCTTCCGGGGCCAGACCCCGGACGACTACGCGGTGCTCAACGCCGCCGACGAGAAGACGCTCCGGCTCCACCAGGGCGCGAGCTCGCTGCCGATCACCTTCGGCCACGGCCCGGCGCAGGATCGCGCGGCCCGCGACGACGGCAGCCGGATCGTGGTGCGGCTGCCGGGGGGCGTCGACGAGTCCTACGAGACCCTCGGCCGCACCCTGCGCGGCAGGCACAACCGCGAGAACGCGATGGCGGCGATCGTCGCCGCCCGCCTCGCCGGCGCCACCGAGAGCGGCGTACGCGAGGGGCTCACCAACTTCCCCGGCCTGCCGCACCGCCTCGAGATCGTGCGGGTGCAGGGCGGGGTCGAGTGGATCAACGACTCCAAGGCGACCAACGTCGACTCGACCACCGTCGCGCTGCAGGCCCTCGCCGGCCCGGTGATCTGGATCGCCGGGGGGCTGGGCAAGGGCGCGCCCTACGCGCCGCTGCGGCCGCTCCTCGGCGGCAGGGTGAAGGCGCTGCTCACCATCGGCGCCGACGCTGCCGCCCTCGCCGCGGAGCTCGGCGACGTGGTGCCGGTGACGGCCTGCGAGACGCTGGACCGCGCGGTGGCGACGGCACGGGCGCTGGCGGCGAGCGGCGACCAGGTGCTGCTCTCGCCTGCGTGCGCCTCCTTCGATCAGTTCAAGAGCTACGAGCACCGCGGCGCGACCTTCCGCGCGCTGGTCGAGGCGCTCTAG
- the ftsW gene encoding putative lipid II flippase FtsW produces the protein MRLLSASNGGSGLPATSSDLRAQMEAPRYDPVLLWAILGLTAVGLASVYSASAVMSARDYGSPWHFLVRQSIAAGVGLAGMYGAMRYGYKRLEKLAYPILAITAVALLLVLVPGIGTVVNGARRWIRFFGFNFQPAELAKFALVIYLARSLARKGEKVRSFSIGFLPHVLVTGFFMLLLLGQPDFGSSMVLLVLLWVMLFCAGVQLRWLVGSAFAAAPLAAVLVLSKEYRMARLTAFMDPWADRLGNGWQLANSLLTLGNGGVTGQGIGAGKQKLHYLPEGHTDFIVSVIGEEAGLLGIAFVVGLFGLLVWRGIRAAFNAADAFGAYLALGLTALLGIQAVTNMLVAMGMLPTKGLTLPFVSYGGTSLVLSLTAAGVLLAISSGSGGYLRPMSSRSR, from the coding sequence ATGCGGCTTCTCTCCGCTTCGAACGGAGGCTCCGGCCTGCCGGCGACGAGCTCCGACCTGCGCGCGCAGATGGAGGCGCCGCGCTACGATCCGGTGCTCCTCTGGGCGATCCTCGGCCTCACCGCCGTGGGCCTCGCGAGCGTCTACTCCGCCTCGGCGGTGATGTCGGCCCGCGACTACGGCAGCCCCTGGCATTTCCTCGTGCGCCAGAGCATCGCCGCGGGCGTCGGCCTCGCCGGCATGTACGGGGCGATGCGCTACGGCTACAAGCGGCTGGAGAAGCTCGCCTACCCGATCCTCGCCATCACCGCGGTGGCGCTGCTCCTCGTCCTCGTCCCGGGGATCGGCACCGTGGTCAACGGCGCCCGCCGCTGGATCCGCTTCTTCGGCTTCAACTTCCAGCCGGCGGAGCTCGCGAAATTCGCGCTGGTGATCTACCTGGCGCGATCGCTGGCGCGGAAGGGCGAGAAGGTCCGCTCCTTCTCGATCGGCTTCCTCCCCCACGTGCTCGTCACCGGCTTCTTCATGCTCCTGCTCCTCGGCCAGCCCGACTTCGGCTCGTCGATGGTGCTGCTGGTGCTGCTCTGGGTGATGCTCTTCTGCGCCGGCGTGCAGCTGCGGTGGCTGGTGGGCTCGGCCTTCGCCGCTGCGCCGCTGGCGGCGGTGCTGGTGCTCAGCAAGGAGTACCGCATGGCCCGGCTCACCGCCTTCATGGATCCGTGGGCCGATCGCCTGGGCAACGGCTGGCAGCTCGCCAACTCGCTCCTCACCCTGGGCAACGGCGGCGTCACCGGCCAGGGGATCGGCGCGGGCAAGCAGAAGCTCCACTACCTCCCCGAGGGCCACACCGACTTCATCGTCTCGGTGATCGGCGAGGAGGCGGGCCTGCTCGGCATCGCCTTCGTGGTGGGGCTCTTCGGCCTGCTGGTCTGGCGCGGCATCCGCGCCGCCTTCAACGCCGCCGATGCCTTCGGCGCCTACCTGGCCCTGGGGCTCACCGCCCTGTTGGGCATCCAGGCCGTTACCAATATGCTGGTGGCGATGGGGATGCTGCCCACCAAGGGGCTCACGCTCCCCTTCGTCTCGTACGGCGGCACCTCACTCGTGTTATCCCTGACGGCTGCAGGCGTGCTCCTCGCCATCTCCAGCGGAAGTGGCGGGTACCTGCGGCCGATGTCCTCCCGCTCCCGGTAG
- the murG gene encoding undecaprenyldiphospho-muramoylpentapeptide beta-N-acetylglucosaminyltransferase, with product MKVVIAGGGTGGHLFPGIALAEEVVTRHHANDVLFVGTARGLEARVVPKAGFKLELIEATGVKGRGLGGWISGLFRLPKAILQSVHILRGWNPDIVVGVGGYASFPVVFAAWLLGLPTAVQEQNALPGLTNRVLGRLVRAVFVSFDEAKRFFPERKTQNVGNPIRKALMENFLRPQSRHDRFKILIFGGSQGAHAINVAAVEAGAHLEGLKEKVEILHQTGARDIEATRKGYAEAGIAAEVVEFIDDMSAAYAASDLVICRSGATTLAELTVCKKAAILVPFPFAADNHQEVNARSLVDKGAAVMIRQQELTGERLAAEVRDLLEHPARLQRMERAAGLLGRPEAAKEIADVCVQLVYQGREQGAG from the coding sequence ATGAAAGTGGTGATCGCAGGAGGCGGCACGGGCGGGCATCTCTTCCCCGGCATCGCGCTGGCGGAGGAGGTGGTGACGCGCCACCACGCCAACGACGTCCTCTTCGTGGGGACGGCGCGGGGCCTCGAGGCCCGCGTGGTCCCGAAGGCCGGCTTCAAGCTGGAGCTGATCGAGGCCACCGGCGTGAAGGGCAGGGGGCTCGGCGGCTGGATCTCCGGCCTCTTCCGGCTCCCGAAGGCGATCCTCCAGTCGGTGCACATCCTCCGCGGCTGGAACCCGGACATCGTGGTGGGAGTGGGTGGGTACGCCTCCTTCCCCGTGGTCTTCGCCGCCTGGCTGCTGGGCCTGCCCACCGCGGTGCAGGAGCAGAACGCGCTCCCCGGCCTCACCAACCGCGTCCTCGGCAGGCTGGTCCGCGCGGTCTTCGTCTCCTTCGACGAGGCGAAGCGCTTCTTCCCCGAGCGGAAGACCCAGAACGTGGGCAACCCGATCCGCAAGGCGCTGATGGAGAATTTCCTCCGGCCGCAGTCGCGCCACGATCGTTTCAAGATCCTCATCTTCGGCGGCTCCCAGGGCGCCCACGCGATCAACGTGGCAGCGGTGGAGGCGGGCGCCCACCTCGAGGGGCTCAAGGAGAAGGTGGAGATCCTCCACCAGACCGGCGCCCGGGACATCGAGGCCACGCGCAAGGGCTACGCGGAGGCGGGGATCGCCGCCGAGGTGGTCGAGTTCATCGACGACATGTCGGCGGCCTACGCCGCGAGCGATCTGGTGATCTGCCGCTCCGGCGCCACCACCCTCGCCGAGCTCACCGTCTGCAAGAAGGCGGCGATCCTCGTCCCCTTCCCCTTCGCCGCCGACAACCACCAGGAGGTCAACGCCCGCTCCCTGGTGGACAAGGGCGCCGCGGTGATGATCCGCCAGCAGGAGCTCACCGGCGAGCGTCTCGCAGCGGAGGTCCGCGACCTCCTCGAGCACCCGGCGCGGCTCCAGCGGATGGAGCGGGCGGCGGGGCTTCTCGGGCGGCCGGAGGCGGCGAAGGAGATCGCCGACGTCTGCGTGCAGCTCGTCTACCAGGGGCGCGAGCAGGGCGCCGGCTGA